A section of the Bombus huntii isolate Logan2020A chromosome 5, iyBomHunt1.1, whole genome shotgun sequence genome encodes:
- the LOC126865415 gene encoding spectrin beta chain isoform X1, translated as MTTDISVVRGGWDPTLQQEIVDEYEYDGGNSSSRLFERSRIKALAGERELVQKKTFQKWVNSHLVRCSCRIGDLYVDLRDGKMLIKLLEILSGERLPRPTKGKMRIHCLENVDKALQFLREQRVHLENMGSHDIVDGNPRLSLGLIWTIILRFQIQDITIEETDNQETKSAKDALLLWCQMKTAGYHNVNVRNFTTSWRDGLAFNAIIHKHRPDLIQFDKLSKSNAIYNLNNAFNVAEDKLGLTKLLDAEDIFVDHPDEKSIITYVVTYYHYFSKMKQETVQGKRIGKVVGIAMENDRMIHEYESLTSDLLRWIEGTIEALGDRRFANSLVGVQSQLSQFSNYRTVEKPPKFVEKGNLEVLLFTLQSKMRANNQKPYTPKEGKMISDINKAWERLEKAEHERELALREELIRQEKLEQLAARFNRKASMRETWLSENQRLVSQDNFGFDLAAVEAAAKKHEAIETDIFAYEERVQAVMAVSQELEAENYHDIERINARKDNVLRLWNYLLELLRARRMRLELSLQLQQNFQEMLYILDSMEEIKMRLLTDDYGKHLMGVEDLLQKHSLVEADINVLGERVKAVVQQSQRFLEHGEGYRPCDPTIIVERVQQLEDAYAELVRLAVERRARLEESRKLWQFYWDMADEENWIKEKEQIVSTGDIGHDLTTINLLLSKHKALENEIQSHEPQLMSVAAVGDELVRQKHFGSDRIQERLQEILGMWNHLLDLAAFRRKRLEEAVDYHQLFADADDIDIWMLDTLRLVSSEDVGRDEANVQSLLKKHKDVTDELKNYATTIDQLRQQASSLGEQDAKSPEVLERLDSIDSRYKELMELAKLRKQRLLDALSLYKLFSESDGVEQWIGEKNRMLETMVPAKDIEDVEIMKHRYNGFEKEMYANASRVAVVNQLARQLLHVEHPNSEQIVARQNELNQKWAELREKAENKRDELNSAHGVQTFHIECRETVSWIEDKKRILQQTDSLEMDLTGVMTLQRRLSGMERDLAAIQAKLDALEMEAQNIQQQNLEDPEVIKGRIDQIHTIWEQLTQMLKERDAKLEEAGDLHRFLRDLDHFQAWLRRTQTDVASEDTPTTLADAEKLLTQHQNIKEEIDNYTDDYQKMMEYGERLTSEAGDGDTQYMFLRERLNALKMGWEDLRQMWVNRKILLSNSLNLQIFDRDARQAEVLLSQQEHILAKDETPANFEQAEHMIKRHEAFMTTMDANDEKINSVVQFAGRLVDEGHFAADKVKKKAESINERRRINREKANQYMEKLKDQLQLQMFLQDCEELGEWVQEKHITAQDETYRSAKTVHSKWTRHQAFEAEIASNKDRLQQLQQAAEELIQQKPDLAEIIKPKVAELADQFEELETTTHDKGERLFDANREVLIHQTCDDIDSWMNELEKQIESTDTGSDLASVNILMQKQQMIETQMAVKARQVTELDKQAEHLQRTVPDDKMEEIKCKKEKVAQRFAQLKAPLIDRQRQLEKKKEAFQFRRDVEDEKLWIAEKMPQATSTEYGNSLFNVHMLKKKNQSLRTEIENHEPRINLVCNNGQKLIDEGHEDSPEFQKLIPELTEKWKELKHAVDDRNKHLLQNEKAQQYFFDATEAESWMSEQELYMMVEDRGKDEISAQNLMKKHESLEHAMEDYAETIRQLGETARQLINDQHPLVDQIAVKQSQVDKLYAGLKDLAGERRAKLDDALQLFMLNREVDDLEQWIAERELVAGSHELGQDYDHVTLLWERFKEFARDTEAIGSERVAAVNGIADSLMASGHSDAATIAEWEDGLNEVWQDLLELIETRTQMLEASKELHKFFHDCKDVLGRILEKQNAMSDELGRDAGSVSALQRKHANFMQDLSTLQSQVSQIQEESATLQASYCGDKAREITNREGEVVAAWNNLQSLCDGRRTKLEDTGDLFRFFNMVRTLMIWMDDVVRQMNTSEKPRDVAGVELLMNNHQSLKAEIDAREDNLMACINLGKDLLARNHYASSQIKEKLAALTDHRNALLHRWEERWENLQLILEVYQFARDAAVAEAWLVAQEPYLMSQELGHTIDEVENLIKKHEAFEKSAAAQEERFSALHRLTTFELKEMKRREQEREEEERRKKEEAAAAEAARLAKATPVTSPDEPPSERAEAEGVPTGERPAGEDESHVAHRKASTRTPQPQDKPKEVHAQKPARLSMRGEETPPATTPLKPSQGLSSPTTPKGGSGSESGTLRRKERSRSKSPFRSFRWRKSAKSPSLDRSGVSDDERSISEQRSPTDDEFEGVLQRKHEWESTTKKASNRSWHKVYMVVRGQSLFVYTDQKSYKAAPDQPYKGESPLDLRGATITVASDYTKKKHVFRVKSQSGSDFLFQAKDDAEMNDWVTVLNQAAQGTSGAGTSRAHTLPAPTQAETKRRSFFTLKKN; from the exons ATGACGACCGACATCTCGGTGGTGCGCGGGGGTTGGGACCCCACGCTACAACAAGAGATTGTCGATGAGTACGAATACGACGGGGGAAACTCGAGTTCGAGACTTTTTGAACGTTCACGCATCAAAGCTTTAGCTG GTGAACGTGAATTGGTACAAAAGAAGACTTTCCAAAAATGGGTCAATTCCCATCTGGTTCGGTGTTCATGCCGAATTGGCGATCTATACGTCGATCTTCGAGATGGCAAAATGCTCATCAAGCTTCTCGAGATTCTCTCCGGAGAACGTTTACCACGACCTACGAAAGGAAAAATGCGAATCCATTGTCTAGAAAACGTCGATAAAGCGTTGCAATTTCTTCGGGAGCAACGAGTGCATCTAGAAAATATGGGATCTCACGACATAGTCGATGGAAATCCTCGTTTGAGTCTTGGTCTCATCTGGACCATTATCCTGCGATTCCAAATTCAAGACATTACCATCGAAGAAACGGACAATCAAGAAACGAAATCAGCGAAAGACGCTCTACTTCTTTGGTGTCAAATGAAAACTGCTGGATATCACAATGTAAATGTACGAAATTTCACTACATCCTGGCGCGACGGTTTAGCCTTCAACGCCATCATCCATAAACACCGTCCGGATTTGATCCAGTTCGACAAACTTTCCAAATCAAATGctatttacaatttaaacaACGCGTTCAATGTAGCCGAAGACAAGCTTGGTCTGACCAAACTTTTAGATGCTGAAGACATATTCGTCGATCATCCTGACGAAAAATCAATCATCACTTATGTAGTCACGTATTATCATTACTTCTCAAAGATGAAACAGGAGACCGTGCAAGGTAAAAGAATAGGCAAAGTGGTTGGTATTGCCATGGAGAATGATCGTATGATACACGAGTACGAAAGTTTAACCAGTGACCTATTGAGATGGATAGAAGGCACCATAGAGGCTTTAGGTGATCGTCGGTTTGCTAACTCTTTAGTAGGAGTGCAATCTCAGCTCTCCCAATTCTCTAATTATCGTACTGTAGAGAAACCTCCGAAGTTTGTCGAGAAAGGCAATCTGGAGGTGTTGCTGTTCACTTTACAGTCGAAGATGCGAGCCAATAATCAAAAACCATATACGCCTAAAGAGGGTAAGATGATCTCGGACATTAACAAAGCGTGGGAGAGGCTAGAAAAGGCGGAACACGAGCGTGAATTGGCTCTGCGTGAAGAATTGATTCGTCAGGAGAAATTGGAACAACTAGCAGCTAGATTCAACCGAAAGGCTAGCATGAGAGAGACCTGGTTGTCCGAGAATCAACGTTTGGTTTCTCAGGATAATTTCGGTTTCGATTTAGCTGCTGTGGAAGCTGCAGCCAAGAAGCACGAGGCCATCGAGACAGACATCTTTGCGTATGAAGAACGAGTTCAAGCTGTTATGGCTGTTTCACAGGAATTGGAAGCTGAGAATTATCACGATATCGAACGTATTAATGCTCGGAAAGACAATGTTCTTAGATTGTGGAATTATCTGCTCGAATTGCTTCGTGCTAGAAGGATGAGATTAGAGTTGTCTTTGCAGCTCCAACAGAACTTCCAAGAGATGTTGTACATTCTAGACAGCatggaagaaataaaaatgcgTCTGTTGACCGACGATTATGGAAAGCACTTGATGGGCGTCGAGGATCTTTTGCAGAAACATTCTCTGGTAGAAGCTGATATCAACGTGTTGGGCGAAAGAGTGAAAGCTGTCGTTCAACAGAGCCAGAGATTCTTAGAACACGGAGAAGGTTATCGACCGTGTGATCCAACTATCATTGTTGAACGCGTACAACAGCTCGAAGACGCGTACGCTGAATTGGTACGCCTGGCAGTCGAACGCAGAGCCAGATTGGAAGAGTCTCGTAAATTGTGGCAGTTCTATTGGGACATGGCTGACGAGGAGAATTGGATAAAGGAGAAGGAACAGATCGTATCGACTGGAGACATTGGTCACGATTTGACGACTATAAATCTGCTGTTGTCCAAACACAAAGCATTGGAGAATGAAATCCAGTCTCATGAACCGCAATTGATGTCTGTGGCTGCTGTTGGAGATGAACTGGTTCGTCAGAAACACTTTGGTTCTGATAGGATTCAGGAGAGACTTCAAGAAATTCTGGGAATGTGGAATCATCTCCTGGATTTGGCCGCTTTCAGAAGGAAGCGCTTGGAGGAGGCTGTAGACTACCATCAACTGTTTGCAGATGCCGATGACATTGATATTTGGATGCTGGATACACTACGACTCGTCTCATCGGAAGACGTTGGCAGAGACGAAGCCAATGTCCAATCGTTGTTGAAGAAACACAAAGATGTGACAGATGAACTCAAGAACTACGCTACAACTATCGATCAGCTTCGTCAGCAGGCATCGTCTCTTGGTGAGCAGGATGCTAAGTCACCGGAAGTGCTGGAAAGACTGGACTCCATAGACTCCAGATACAAGGAACTTATGGAACTCGCCAAACTTCGCAAACAGAGATTGTTGGATGCATTATCATTGTACAAGTTGTTCAGCGAGTCAGACGGAGTGGAGCAATGGATCGGTGAGAAGAATAGGATGTTGGAGACTATGGTACCGGCGAAGGATATCGAAGACGTTGAGATTATGAAGCACAGATACAATGGTTTCGAAAAGGAAATGTATGCCAACGCTTCTCGAGTTGCTGTGGTCAATCAACTCGCAAGACAATTATTGCACGTTGAACATCCCAATTCTGAGCAGATCGTTGCACGTCAGAACGAGTTGAACCAGAAATGGGCTGAGCTCCGCGAGAAAGCAGAGAACAAACGTGACGAATTGAACTCTGCTCATGGCGTACAGACCTTCCACATTGAATGCCGCGAGACAGTATCTTGGATCGAGGATAAGAAACGTATCCTTCAACAAACAGACAGTTTAGAGATGGATCTGACTGGAGTCATGACCTTGCAACGTCGACTAAGTGGAATGGAGCGCGACCTGGCAGCCATCCAGGCTAAATTGGACGCCTTGGAAATGGAGGCTCAGAATATCCAACAACAGAATCTGGAAGATCCTGAGGTGATCAAGGGAAGGATTGATCAGATACACACTATTTGGGAGCAGTTGACACAGATGTTGAAGGAACGTGATGCAAAATTGGAAGAAGCAGGTGATCTTCACAGATTCCTCAGAGATTTGGATCACTTCCAGGCTTGGTTACGCAGGACACAAACTGATGTGGCCAGCGAAGATACTCCAACTACCTTGGCTGATGCTGAGAAACTCTTGACACAACACCAGAATATTAAGGAAGAAATTGATAATTATACCGATGACTACCAGAAGATGATGGAGTACGGCGAAAGATTGACCAGCGAAGCTGGTGATGGTGATACACAGTACATGTTCCTTAGGGAGAGATTAAACGCCCTGAAGATGGGCTGGGAAGATTTACGCCAGATGTGGGTCAACAGAAAGATCTTACTGTCCAATTCTCTTAATCTGCAAATCTTCGATCGCGACGCACGCCAGGCAGAAGTGCTTTTGTCCCAGCAAGAGCACATTCTCGCTAAGGATGAAACGCCGGCGAACTTCGAACAAGCGGAGCACATGATCAAGCGTCACGAGGCGTTCATGACCACGATGGACGCGAACGACGAGAAAATCAACTCCGTGGTGCAGTTCGCCGGACGACTTGTCGACGAGGGCCACTTCGCGGCGGACAAAGTCAAGAAGAAGGCAGAGAGCATTAACGAGCGTCGTCGAATAAACCGAGAGAAGGCGAATCAGTATATGGAGAAACTCAAGGATCAGTTACAGTTGCAGATGTTCTTACAGGATTGCGAAGAATTGGGAGAATGGGTTCAGGAGAAGCACATCACCGCTCAAGATGAAACTTATAGAAGTGCCAAGACGGTGCATAGCAAGTGGACAAGGCACCAGGCGTTTGAGGCCGAAATCGCGAGTAATAAGGATCGTCTGCAGCAATTACAACAGGCTGCTGAAGAATTGATTCAACAGAAGCCTGATTTAGCTGAGATCATCAAGCCTAAGGTGGCAGAATTGGCTGACCAGTTTGAGGAACTTGAGACTACTACTCATGACAAAGGTGAACGCCTGTTCGACGCCAATCGTGAAGTCCTTATTCACCAGACTTGCGACGATATTGATTCTTGGATGAACGAACTGGAGAAACAGATTGAAAGCACGGATACTGGTTCTGATTTGGCATCGGTGAATATCTTGATGCAGAAGCAACAAATGATCGAAACTCAGATGGCTGTGAAAGCGAGACAGGTTACCGAGTTGGACAAACAGGCTGAACACTTGCAACGTACGGTGCCTGACGACAAGATGGAGGAGATTAAGTGCAAGAAGGAGAAGGTGGCTCAGAGATTCGCCCAACTGAAAGCACCATTGATCGATCGTCAACGTCAGttagagaagaagaaggaagctTTCCAGTTCAGGCGCGACGTGGAAGACGAGAAGCTCTGGATCGCCGAGAAGATGCCTCAGGCTACCAGTACGGAGTATGGAAATTCATTGTTTAACGTGCACATGCTTAAGAAGAAGAACCAGTCTCTGCGTACTGAGATAGAGAACCATGAACCCAGAATCAATCTGGTCTGCAACAACGGACAGAAACTTATAGACGAGGGCCACGAGGATAGTCCTGAGTTCCAGAAATTGATACCCGAGTTAACCGAGAAATGGAAGGAGCTGAAGCATGCTGTAGACGACAGGAACAAGCATCTCTTGCAAAACGAAAAGGCACAGCAGTACTTCTTTGACGCGACAGAAGCGGAATCCTGGATGAGCGAACAAGAATTGTATATGATGGTAGAAGACCGTGGCAAGGACGAAATTTCAGCCCAGAACTTGATGAAGAAACACGAGTCTTTGGAACATGCCATGGAAGATTATGCAGAGACCATCCGCCAGCTTGGAGAAACCGCCAGGCAGCTCATTAACGATCAACATCCTCTTGTTGACCAGATTGCTGTGAAGCAATCACAAGTAGACAAACTGTACGCTGGTTTGAAAGATCTTGCTGGCGAACGTCGAGCTAAATTAGACGACGCTCTTCAATTGTTCATGCTGAATAGAGAAGTGGACGATCTTGAGCAGTGGATCGCAGAAAGAGAATTGGTAGCTGGAAGCCACGAATTGGGTCAGGATTACGATCATGTGACGCTCCTTTGGGAGAGGTTCAAAGAGTTTGCTCGAGATACCGAGGCGATAGGCTCGGAAAGAGTGGCGGCAGTGAATGGAATTGCAGATTCTCTAATGGCAAGTGGTCACTCCGATGCTGCTACTATTGCAGAATGGGAGGATGGTTTGAACGAAGTCTGGCAAGATCTGCTGGAATTGATCGAGACTCGTACGCAAATGCTGGAAGCTAGTAAAGAACTGCACAAGTTCTTCCACGATTGCAAAGACGTGCTTGGAAGAATCTTGGAGAAACAGAACGCTATGTCTGACGAATTAGGTCGCGACGCTGGTTCAGTCTCAGCTCTGCAGAGGAAGCACGCCAACTTCATGCAGGATTTATCCACGTTGCAGAGCCAGGTGTCGCAGATCCAAGAGGAATCTGCTACGTTACAGGCTAGTTATTGCGGAGACAAGGCTAGAGAGATCACTAATCGTGAAGGGGAGGTAGTTGCTGCTTGGAACAATCTTCAATCGCTTTGCGATGGTAGAAGAACGAAACTGGAGGATACCGGTGATCTGTTCCGATTCTTCAACATGGTTAGGACTCTGATGATTTGGATGGATGATGTAGTTCGTCAGATGAACACTTCGGAGAAACCTCGCGACGTTGCTGGAGTGGAGTTACTAATGAACAATCATCAAAGTTTAAAAGCCGAAATAGATGCTAGGGAGGACAATCTGATGGCGTGTATCAATCTTGGGAAAGACTTGTTAGCCAGGAACCACTATGCTAGTAGCCAGATCAAGGAGAAATTGGCAGCTTTAACTGATCACAGAAACGCGTTGCTGCATAGATGGGAGGAACGTTGGGAGAATCTACAACTGA TTTTGGAGGTCTATCAATTCGCAAGAGACGCAGCGGTTGCTGAAGCATGGTTAGTCGCCCAGGAACCATACCTTATGAGTCAAGAACTTGGC CACACGATCGATGAAGTGGAGAATCTGATTAAGAAGCACGAAGCGTTTGAAAAATCGGCAGCTGCTCAGGAAGAAAGGTTTAGTGCCTTGCATCGACTCACTACG TTTGAGTTGAAAGAAATGAAGAGGAGAGAACAAGAacgagaggaagaagaaagacgCAAGAAGGAGGAGGCCGCAGCAGCCGAGGCAGCTCGATTAGCTAAAGCAACACCGGTAACTAGTCCAGACGAACCACCGAGCGAAAG AGCCGAAGCAGAAGGTGTACCAACTGGAGAACGTCCCGCCGGAGAAGACGAATCACATG TGGCACATCGCAAGGCTTCTACACGTACACCACAACCTCAAGACAAGCCCAAGGAAG TGCATGCTCAGAAACCTGCACGTCTATCCATGCGAGGAGAAGAAACACCACCTGCCACCACCCCCTTGAAACCTTCGCAAGGTCTGTCTAGTCCAACAA CTCCGAAAGGTGGAAGCGGTTCCGAGTCTGGTACTTTAAGACGTAAGGAACGTAGTCGCAGCAAGTCGCCGTTCAGGAGTTTCCGCTGGAGAAAGTCCGCCAAGTCGCCGAGTTTAGATCGAAGTGGCGTGAGTGACGATGAGCGCAGCATTTCCG